The following coding sequences are from one Dreissena polymorpha isolate Duluth1 chromosome 8, UMN_Dpol_1.0, whole genome shotgun sequence window:
- the LOC127842091 gene encoding tubulin alpha-3 chain-like has product MLGTQGLPALHKIINFQRECISIHVGQAGVQIGNACWKLYCLEHGIQPDGQMPSDKNIGGADDSFKTFFSETGAGKQVPRAVFVDLEPPVVDEVRTGLYRQLFNPEQLSTGKEVAANNYARGHCTTGKEIVDLLLDRIRKLVKLCF; this is encoded by the exons ATGCTTGGTACACAAGGACTCCCAGcattacataaaataattaattttcagcGCGAGTGCATCTCTATCCACGTTGGACAAGCAGGCGTGCAGATTGGAAATGCCTGCTGGAAGTTGTATTGCCTTGAGCATGGAATTCAGCCTGATGGTCAGATGCCTAGTGACAAGAACATTGGCGGTGCGGATGATTCCTTCAAAACCTTCTTTAGCGAGACTGGTGCAGGCAAACAAGTcccaagagctgtgtttgtggaCTTAGAGCCACCTGTTGTTG atGAGGTCAGGACTGGTTTATACAGACAGCTATTCAACCCAGAACAACTCAGCACTGGCAAGGAAGTTGCAGCCAACAACTATGCTAGAGGTCACTGTACCACTGGAAAGGAAATAGTTGACCTTTTGCTGGATCGCATCAGGAAAttagtaaaattgtgtttttga